One genomic region from Thermoleptolyngbya sichuanensis A183 encodes:
- a CDS encoding helix-turn-helix domain-containing protein: MSGVLKIDIAETAEELKAVLEQQQRSSQRRKVQVLWWLKTGQAKSVEQLAQLSGCHRTTVSRWLSQYRQSGLEALVKVASRSGRPRAISGEVLASLERELQDPEGFSSYGAVQQWLAAVHGQPVPYKTVHKTVRYRLKAKLKVPRPVSKKQTPGACESVQQTLQPR, from the coding sequence AACAGCAGAAGAACTAAAAGCCGTCTTGGAACAACAGCAACGGTCATCACAGCGCCGTAAAGTACAGGTGTTGTGGTGGTTAAAAACCGGACAAGCGAAGAGCGTTGAGCAGTTAGCCCAACTGAGCGGTTGCCATCGCACGACCGTGTCTCGTTGGCTGAGCCAGTATCGACAGAGTGGACTCGAAGCGTTGGTGAAGGTGGCATCTCGCAGTGGACGACCGCGAGCGATTAGCGGTGAAGTCCTGGCATCTTTGGAGCGGGAACTGCAAGATCCAGAAGGCTTTAGCAGTTATGGAGCAGTGCAGCAGTGGCTCGCAGCGGTGCATGGTCAACCCGTCCCCTACAAGACGGTGCATAAGACGGTGCGCTATCGGCTCAAAGCGAAGCTCAAAGTGCCCCGTCCGGTGTCAAAGAAGCAGACTCCTGGGGCGTGCGAGTCCGTTCAGCAAACCTTGCAGCCCAGATAA
- a CDS encoding NF041680 family putative transposase, protein MIFNELQQFRQTLYASLGNARDALFDLMDAVLVSACIVSFVRLSQSPVFRRQWSSTYEALRDSRLPRSKVLKLLVQQIPTQQQPLLAGDASRWNRPAARRLKDRTLSGRTGHAPIAGQNYSTLAWIAEDRGSWALPLRHERITSFETPASKAAFQLKQVTRQLAVRPLAIYDRGYGNASFVNQTAGIEADLLLRVTSNRCVYGAPPAYRGRGAPAKHGHKMKLNDPDTWSVPVETVEVDDPNWGRVRVSRWSAYHFRKSPKRAMEVLRVEVLETQSSTRRLAPLWLVWLGEQMPPLETLWLHYLRRFAIEHWYRFAKQRLYWTHPQFSSVSATEQWSSLMPLLSWQLWLARKDCTDHPLPWQAPQETLTPGRVAQAFAGILAAIGTPAPAPKPRGKSPGRGKGHKPTPRPCYPMVKKRASKRKTSEQSLNSPVATAA, encoded by the coding sequence ATGATTTTCAACGAACTTCAGCAATTTCGCCAAACGTTGTATGCCAGCTTGGGAAACGCCAGAGATGCCCTGTTTGATCTGATGGATGCCGTGTTAGTGAGTGCGTGCATCGTGTCGTTTGTGAGGCTATCGCAGAGTCCTGTCTTTCGTCGCCAGTGGTCGAGCACCTATGAAGCGTTGCGCGATAGCCGCCTACCCCGATCAAAGGTGCTGAAGCTGTTGGTGCAGCAGATACCGACTCAGCAGCAACCGTTGTTGGCAGGTGATGCGAGTCGGTGGAACCGTCCTGCTGCCAGGCGTTTGAAAGACCGCACCTTATCGGGCAGAACAGGACATGCCCCGATAGCCGGACAAAACTACAGTACCTTAGCCTGGATTGCTGAAGACAGGGGCAGTTGGGCATTACCATTGCGGCATGAGCGCATCACCAGCTTTGAAACACCCGCCAGTAAAGCGGCATTCCAACTCAAACAAGTGACTCGGCAGTTAGCGGTGCGTCCGTTGGCGATCTACGACCGAGGGTACGGCAATGCCAGTTTTGTCAACCAAACGGCAGGGATTGAGGCAGACTTGCTGCTGCGGGTTACATCCAATCGATGTGTCTATGGCGCGCCCCCAGCGTATCGAGGGCGAGGCGCACCTGCCAAGCATGGACATAAGATGAAACTCAATGACCCTGACACTTGGAGTGTCCCGGTCGAAACCGTTGAAGTCGATGATCCCAACTGGGGACGAGTGCGGGTCAGTCGTTGGAGTGCATACCATTTCCGCAAATCCCCCAAACGGGCAATGGAAGTGTTGCGCGTGGAGGTGCTGGAGACACAGAGCAGCACGCGACGCTTGGCTCCTTTGTGGTTAGTTTGGCTGGGTGAGCAGATGCCTCCGTTAGAAACCCTGTGGTTGCACTACCTCCGTCGCTTTGCCATTGAACACTGGTATCGCTTTGCCAAGCAGAGGCTATATTGGACACATCCCCAGTTCAGTTCTGTATCGGCAACCGAACAGTGGAGCAGCCTGATGCCGTTGCTCAGTTGGCAGTTGTGGTTAGCGCGAAAGGACTGTACTGACCACCCCTTGCCCTGGCAGGCACCGCAAGAAACGTTGACTCCGGGTCGGGTCGCACAAGCGTTTGCAGGCATTTTGGCAGCGATTGGCACCCCTGCTCCTGCGCCTAAACCTCGTGGTAAATCGCCAGGACGAGGCAAGGGGCACAAGCCAACTCCTCGTCCCTGCTATCCGATGGTCAAAAAACGAGCCTCGAAACGCAAGACATCCGAACAATCCCTGAACAGTCCGGTTGCAACAGCAGCTTAA
- a CDS encoding Get3/ArsA fold putative tail anchor-mediating ATPase NosAFP, producing the protein MSFILTFLGKGGTGRTTVAIAAAKQFALQGQRTLLVGQDPGPAFGLLLGASVGATPQEIGANLSAVHLQSTALMESSWEELKRQEAQYLRTPILKAVYGQELGILPGMDGALALNALREFDGSGKYEVIVYDGAGDLSTLRMLGMPEIATWYFRRFRKVVADSDLWKAVSPFVQPVAAAVLNVNWSGDLFDQPAMQQSNNLMERGKAAVNDPSRVAAYLVTTQDAAAIATAKYLWGSAQQVGLTVGGVILNQSSDGSAIAPEFAPLPVTALPNYPGQDWQPLIEALPDFTQASQAPRAIAVNIAERKVALFLPGFDKTQVKLIQSGPEVTVEAGDQRRNIALPPELSGRQVTGAKFQDSFLIISF; encoded by the coding sequence ATGAGTTTCATCCTGACGTTTTTGGGCAAAGGCGGAACCGGACGGACGACTGTGGCGATCGCCGCTGCAAAGCAATTCGCGTTGCAGGGTCAGCGGACGCTGCTGGTGGGACAAGACCCCGGCCCCGCCTTTGGTCTGCTGCTGGGTGCATCCGTCGGCGCAACGCCCCAGGAGATTGGCGCAAATCTGAGCGCCGTCCACCTGCAATCTACCGCGCTGATGGAGTCCAGTTGGGAGGAACTCAAGCGTCAGGAAGCGCAGTACCTCCGCACGCCGATTCTCAAAGCGGTCTACGGTCAGGAGTTGGGCATCCTGCCGGGAATGGACGGAGCGCTGGCGCTGAATGCCCTGCGGGAATTTGACGGCAGTGGCAAGTATGAGGTTATCGTGTACGACGGTGCGGGGGATTTGTCTACGCTGCGAATGCTGGGGATGCCGGAAATCGCCACCTGGTATTTTCGCCGTTTCCGCAAGGTGGTGGCGGATTCTGACCTGTGGAAAGCTGTGTCGCCCTTTGTGCAGCCCGTCGCCGCTGCGGTGCTAAATGTGAACTGGTCGGGCGATTTGTTTGACCAGCCCGCGATGCAGCAGAGCAATAATCTCATGGAGCGGGGCAAAGCGGCGGTCAATGATCCCAGCCGTGTTGCTGCCTATTTGGTGACGACGCAGGATGCGGCGGCGATCGCCACTGCCAAGTATCTCTGGGGCAGCGCCCAGCAGGTGGGGTTGACTGTGGGCGGCGTGATTCTCAATCAGTCGTCTGACGGGAGTGCGATCGCCCCAGAGTTTGCGCCGCTCCCGGTGACTGCGTTGCCAAACTATCCAGGGCAAGACTGGCAGCCTTTGATCGAGGCCCTGCCCGACTTTACCCAAGCAAGTCAGGCTCCCAGGGCGATCGCCGTCAATATTGCCGAGCGCAAGGTGGCTCTTTTCCTTCCCGGTTTCGACAAAACTCAGGTGAAGCTCATTCAGTCTGGCCCCGAAGTCACCGTCGAAGCAGGCGACCAGCGCCGCAATATCGCTCTGCCGCCCGAACTCAGCGGCCGCCAGGTGACGGGCGCTAAGTTTCAGGACAGCTTTTTGATTATTTCGTTCTAG
- the petP gene encoding cytochrome b6f subunit PetP, which produces MQIGQKVRVRRLRDRTGQAVVKHLGQVGEVQDFKMTDGSGVGVVVQFDDKFSTWFFEDELEVVS; this is translated from the coding sequence ATGCAAATTGGTCAAAAGGTTCGGGTTCGTCGGTTGCGCGATCGCACGGGTCAAGCCGTCGTGAAGCACCTGGGGCAAGTGGGCGAGGTTCAAGATTTCAAAATGACGGATGGCAGCGGCGTGGGGGTCGTTGTGCAGTTTGATGACAAGTTTTCCACCTGGTTTTTTGAAGACGAGCTAGAGGTCGTTTCTTAG
- the hisF gene encoding imidazole glycerol phosphate synthase subunit HisF — protein sequence MLAKRILPCLDVKAGRVVKGVNFVNLRDAGDPVELAQVYNDAGADELVFLDITATHEDRNIIYDVVYRTAEQVFIPLTVGGGISSLDTIKQLLRAGADKVSINSSAVRDPDFINRASDRFGNQCIVVAIDARRRTDPNNPGWDVYVRGGRENTGLDALTWAKDVEQRGAGELLVTSMDADGTQAGYDLELTRAIAEQVQIPVIASGGAGTCAHIHEALTEGKAEAALLASLLHYGQLTVAEIKEYLKGQQVTVRG from the coding sequence ATGCTGGCAAAACGAATCTTGCCTTGCCTGGATGTGAAGGCGGGGCGCGTGGTGAAAGGCGTGAACTTTGTCAACCTGCGGGATGCGGGCGACCCCGTGGAACTGGCGCAAGTCTACAACGATGCCGGAGCAGATGAGCTAGTGTTTCTAGACATCACCGCCACCCACGAAGACCGCAACATCATCTATGACGTGGTGTATCGCACGGCGGAGCAGGTGTTTATTCCGCTGACGGTGGGCGGCGGCATTAGCTCCCTAGACACGATCAAGCAACTGCTGCGGGCAGGGGCCGATAAGGTGAGCATCAATTCCTCAGCTGTGCGCGACCCAGATTTTATCAACCGGGCGAGCGATCGCTTTGGCAATCAGTGCATCGTCGTCGCCATCGATGCGCGACGGCGAACCGATCCCAACAATCCCGGCTGGGATGTCTATGTGCGCGGCGGGAGAGAGAATACGGGGCTGGATGCGCTCACCTGGGCCAAGGACGTGGAACAGCGCGGCGCGGGGGAACTGCTGGTGACCAGTATGGATGCAGACGGCACGCAGGCGGGCTATGACCTGGAACTGACGCGGGCGATCGCCGAACAGGTGCAGATTCCAGTCATTGCCTCCGGCGGGGCAGGCACCTGCGCCCACATCCATGAAGCGCTGACCGAGGGCAAGGCAGAGGCGGCGCTGCTGGCTTCCCTGCTACACTACGGCCAGCTTACGGTTGCCGAGATTAAGGAGTATTTGAAGGGACAGCAGGTGACGGTTAGGGGGTGA
- a CDS encoding DUF423 domain-containing protein, with translation MSQIFLAIASILGGLSVAAGAFGSHALRPKLSDRMLEIFETGTRYQMYHALALLLVGLLLLRAEAGLGWLNAAGWAFVAGTLIFSGSLYALSLSGVKVLGAVAPIGGTALMVGWGCLAIAALSLK, from the coding sequence ATGAGCCAAATCTTTCTGGCGATCGCCTCTATTCTCGGCGGGCTGTCTGTGGCTGCTGGAGCCTTCGGGTCCCACGCGCTGCGGCCCAAACTGAGCGATCGTATGTTGGAAATTTTTGAAACGGGCACGCGCTATCAGATGTATCACGCGCTAGCGCTGCTCCTGGTGGGGCTATTGCTGCTGCGGGCTGAGGCGGGGCTAGGCTGGCTGAACGCGGCGGGATGGGCATTTGTTGCAGGGACGCTGATCTTTTCTGGCAGCCTCTACGCCCTCAGCCTTAGCGGTGTGAAAGTGCTGGGAGCCGTTGCGCCAATTGGGGGCACTGCGCTGATGGTGGGCTGGGGCTGCTTGGCGATCGCCGCCCTTAGCTTAAAGTAA
- the cysS gene encoding cysteine--tRNA ligase, whose product MSLRLYNTLTRRVEPFEPLEPGVVRMYACGVTVYDYSHVGHARNYIAWDTLRRYLLWRGYAVKYVQNFTDIDDKIIRRSHQENVPWNVITETYIQAYLDDMDRLNIRRADVYPKATEVVPQIVEFIQSLIDRGYAYESGGDVYYAVEKFPSYGKLSGRRLDQMEAGASGRVDEEAAKKHHPLDFALWKAAKPGEPEWDSPWGKGRPGWHIECSVMVREELGDSIDIHTGGQDLIFPHHENEIAQSEAALAKPLSRFWLHNGFVNISGEKMSKSLGNFTTIRQMLESGFDPMVLRLFVLQAQYRKPIDFTEEAIASAQNAWDTLTEGLRFGYRHGAALGFAAEIGADSGDPATMKISAESEAVQRFQAAMDDDLNTPVALAVLFELAKELQKEGNRLTHDGKTLAEPAALKAQWQTLVALAEVLGLTVSPDAAPEPDGLSDAEIEARVQQRAAAKQAKNWAEGDRIRDELKAQGITLIDKPGGVTEWIRGS is encoded by the coding sequence ATGTCTCTCCGTTTGTATAACACCCTGACGCGACGAGTCGAGCCGTTTGAGCCGCTGGAACCCGGCGTGGTCAGGATGTATGCCTGCGGCGTGACGGTATACGACTATTCGCATGTGGGCCATGCGCGGAACTATATCGCCTGGGACACGCTGCGGCGCTATCTGCTGTGGCGCGGCTACGCGGTGAAATACGTGCAAAATTTCACCGATATTGACGACAAAATCATTCGGCGATCGCACCAGGAAAACGTGCCCTGGAACGTCATCACCGAAACCTATATCCAAGCATACCTGGACGACATGGATCGGCTGAACATCCGCCGCGCCGACGTATATCCCAAGGCCACCGAAGTTGTGCCGCAGATCGTCGAGTTCATCCAGTCGCTAATCGATCGCGGCTATGCCTACGAATCCGGCGGCGACGTATACTACGCTGTCGAAAAATTTCCCAGCTACGGCAAACTGTCGGGGCGCAGGCTCGACCAGATGGAAGCCGGGGCCAGCGGCCGCGTCGATGAGGAAGCGGCGAAAAAGCACCATCCTCTAGATTTTGCCCTGTGGAAGGCGGCAAAGCCCGGTGAGCCGGAGTGGGATTCGCCCTGGGGCAAGGGACGACCCGGCTGGCATATCGAATGCTCGGTGATGGTGCGCGAGGAACTGGGCGACAGCATCGACATCCACACGGGCGGGCAAGACCTAATCTTTCCGCACCATGAAAACGAGATCGCCCAGTCGGAGGCGGCGCTGGCCAAGCCCCTGTCGCGCTTCTGGCTGCACAACGGCTTTGTGAATATCAGTGGCGAAAAAATGTCCAAATCGCTGGGCAACTTCACCACGATTCGCCAGATGCTAGAGAGCGGCTTTGACCCGATGGTGCTGCGGCTGTTTGTGCTGCAAGCGCAGTATCGCAAGCCGATTGACTTTACCGAAGAGGCGATCGCCTCTGCCCAAAACGCCTGGGACACGCTGACGGAGGGTCTGCGGTTTGGCTATCGACACGGCGCAGCGCTGGGCTTTGCGGCTGAGATTGGGGCGGACTCTGGCGACCCAGCAACGATGAAAATTTCTGCTGAAAGTGAGGCAGTGCAACGGTTTCAGGCGGCGATGGACGACGACCTGAATACGCCCGTGGCGCTGGCGGTGCTGTTTGAACTGGCCAAAGAGTTGCAAAAAGAGGGCAACCGCCTCACCCACGACGGCAAAACCCTGGCAGAACCCGCCGCACTGAAAGCCCAGTGGCAAACGCTGGTGGCGCTGGCAGAGGTGCTGGGGCTGACCGTTTCGCCAGACGCAGCACCGGAACCCGATGGACTCAGCGATGCAGAAATCGAAGCGCGGGTGCAGCAGCGGGCGGCGGCAAAACAGGCGAAAAACTGGGCTGAGGGCGATCGCATTCGAGACGAGCTAAAAGCCCAGGGCATCACGCTCATCGACAAACCCGGCGGCGTAACAGAGTGGATTCGGGGAAGCTGA
- a CDS encoding MSMEG_0570 family nitrogen starvation response protein, giving the protein MPELRFQIEWPDGSQELCYSPSLVIKDYFTPDQVYPLADFLERSRTALHIASDRVQAKYGMPCSLALGQLSKLEQKATQYAELPEPQVKVLKFVE; this is encoded by the coding sequence ATGCCAGAGCTTCGTTTTCAGATTGAGTGGCCAGACGGCTCCCAGGAGCTTTGCTATTCGCCGTCCCTGGTCATTAAGGACTACTTTACCCCAGATCAGGTTTATCCTTTGGCAGACTTTTTGGAGCGATCGCGCACCGCGCTGCACATTGCCAGCGATCGCGTCCAGGCCAAATATGGAATGCCCTGTAGCCTCGCCCTGGGGCAGCTTTCCAAACTTGAGCAAAAGGCGACGCAGTATGCCGAACTTCCAGAACCGCAGGTCAAGGTGCTGAAATTCGTAGAGTAA
- a CDS encoding universal stress protein, whose product MAQQQKAQREDRGQCEFLIETCENLCREFDGTFLRIDKQNVPQAIAQIAAEYHITQIVIGESQQPTWKRLLKGSFTQKLMKHIHHQHIDLHIIATEK is encoded by the coding sequence ATTGCACAGCAGCAGAAGGCGCAGCGCGAAGATCGAGGGCAGTGCGAATTTCTGATCGAAACCTGCGAGAACCTGTGTCGCGAGTTTGACGGAACGTTTTTGCGAATCGATAAACAAAACGTTCCGCAGGCGATCGCCCAGATTGCCGCCGAATACCACATCACCCAAATCGTCATCGGCGAAAGCCAGCAGCCCACCTGGAAACGCCTGCTCAAAGGCTCCTTTACCCAAAAGCTGATGAAGCACATCCATCATCAGCACATTGATCTGCATATTATTGCAACCGAAAAGTAA
- the uvrA gene encoding excinuclease ABC subunit UvrA gives MPQRADTAKRRKKVDSLGESANGHAPNPQDLSESGKLTAIREGIASEIAQPGSAANPQNTIRIRGARQHNLKNVDLDLPRDRLIVFTGVSGSGKSSLAFDTIFAEGQRRYVESLSAYARQFLGQVDKPDVDAIEGLSPAISIDQKSTSHNPRSTVGTVTEIYDYLRLLYGRAGEPHCPQCDRSIAPQTIDQMVDQVMTLPDRTKFQILAPVVRGKKGTHKKLLSGLAAEGFVRVRVDGEVRELSDNIELDKNQFHNIEIVVDRLIKKNNIQERLVDSLSTCLKRSEGIAIIDATLPDVDDVVQFPTKPDLQLPVLPGMAAEPAGRYGVDLEQNAPKNQLELLFSENFACPEHGAVMEELSPRLFSFNSPYGACPHCHGLGSLRTFSAELVVPDPSLPVYAAIAPWSERDNTYYFSLLYSVGQAFGFEIQTPWEKLTPDQQHVILHGSDEKIYIESDSRYRDTKGYYRKYEGVLPMLDRQYRESTSEQFKQKLEQYLIDQPCEVCGGDRLKPEALAVRLGQYRLKDLASVSIRECLNRVNQMQLTPRQAQIGDLALKEIRARLQFLLDVGLDYLTLDRTAMTLSGGEAQRIRLATQIGSGLTGVLYVLDEPSIGLHQRDNDRLLHTLNRLRDLGNTLIVVEHDEDTIRAADYLVDIGPGAGVHGGNIVAHGSLQNLLEAEDSLTGAYLSGRRVIQTPAERRKGNSRSLKIRNARRNNLKNLDVDIPLGKFVCVTGVSGSGKSTLINELLYPALQHHFGRKVPQPKEMAEMQGLAALDKAIVIDQSPIGRTPRSNPATYTGVFDVIRDLFAETIEAKARGYKAGQFSFNVKGGRCEACGGQGVNVIEMNFLPDVYVQCEVCKGARYNRETLQVKYKGKSISDVLNMTAEEALEYFENIPKASAKLQTMVDVGLGYVRLGQTAPTLSGGEAQRLKLATELSRRATGKTLYLIDEPTTGLSFYDVHKLLDVLQRLTDMGNTVLVIEHNLDVIRCCDWVIDLGPEGGDRGGQIIAVGTPEQVAEVPESYTGQYLKKVLAQHPPAK, from the coding sequence ATGCCTCAACGTGCCGACACTGCCAAGCGCCGGAAAAAAGTCGATTCTTTGGGCGAGTCTGCGAATGGGCACGCTCCGAATCCTCAAGACCTGTCTGAATCGGGCAAACTGACGGCAATTCGAGAAGGGATCGCTTCGGAAATCGCCCAACCCGGCTCGGCTGCTAATCCCCAAAACACAATCCGGATTCGCGGCGCTCGTCAGCATAATCTGAAGAACGTGGATTTGGACTTGCCGCGCGATCGCCTGATTGTGTTTACGGGCGTGTCGGGGTCGGGCAAGTCGTCGCTCGCCTTTGACACGATCTTTGCCGAGGGGCAGCGCCGCTACGTAGAGTCCCTCAGCGCCTACGCCCGTCAGTTTCTCGGCCAGGTAGACAAGCCCGATGTAGACGCGATCGAGGGCCTCAGCCCCGCCATCTCCATTGACCAGAAATCCACCTCCCACAACCCGCGCTCCACGGTGGGAACCGTCACGGAAATTTACGACTATCTGCGGCTGCTCTATGGGCGGGCGGGAGAGCCGCATTGCCCCCAGTGCGATCGCTCCATCGCGCCGCAAACCATCGACCAGATGGTGGATCAAGTGATGACCCTGCCTGACCGCACCAAGTTTCAGATTCTCGCGCCCGTGGTGCGCGGCAAAAAGGGGACGCACAAGAAACTGCTGTCGGGGCTGGCGGCGGAGGGCTTTGTGCGAGTGCGCGTCGATGGCGAAGTGCGCGAACTGAGCGACAACATCGAACTCGACAAAAACCAGTTCCACAACATTGAAATCGTCGTCGATCGCCTGATTAAAAAGAACAACATTCAGGAACGCTTGGTGGACTCGCTTTCGACCTGCCTGAAACGGTCAGAGGGCATCGCCATCATCGACGCGACGCTGCCGGACGTGGATGACGTCGTGCAGTTTCCGACCAAGCCTGACCTGCAACTGCCCGTGCTGCCGGGGATGGCGGCGGAACCAGCGGGGCGCTATGGCGTGGATTTGGAACAAAACGCGCCCAAAAACCAGCTAGAACTGCTGTTTTCCGAAAACTTTGCTTGCCCGGAACACGGCGCGGTCATGGAGGAACTGTCGCCCCGCCTGTTTTCCTTCAACTCGCCCTACGGAGCCTGTCCCCATTGCCACGGGCTGGGGTCGCTGCGGACTTTCTCGGCGGAACTGGTCGTTCCTGACCCAAGCCTGCCTGTGTATGCGGCGATCGCCCCCTGGTCAGAGCGCGACAACACCTACTACTTCTCGCTGCTCTACAGCGTCGGACAGGCGTTTGGCTTTGAAATCCAGACCCCCTGGGAAAAGCTGACCCCCGACCAGCAGCACGTCATCCTGCACGGCAGCGACGAGAAGATCTACATCGAGTCGGACTCGCGCTATCGAGACACCAAGGGCTATTACCGCAAGTATGAGGGCGTGCTACCCATGCTCGATCGCCAGTATCGAGAGTCCACATCGGAGCAGTTCAAGCAAAAGCTGGAGCAATACCTGATCGACCAGCCCTGCGAAGTGTGTGGGGGCGATCGCCTCAAGCCAGAAGCCCTAGCCGTCCGCCTGGGGCAATATCGCCTGAAAGATCTGGCCAGCGTCTCGATTCGCGAATGCCTCAACCGGGTTAACCAGATGCAGCTAACGCCCCGGCAGGCACAGATCGGCGACCTGGCGCTGAAGGAGATCCGGGCGCGGCTGCAATTTTTGCTGGATGTAGGGCTGGACTATCTGACGCTGGATCGCACGGCAATGACCCTTTCCGGCGGCGAGGCCCAGCGCATCCGCCTGGCCACACAAATCGGCTCTGGCCTGACAGGCGTGCTGTACGTCCTGGACGAACCCAGCATTGGGCTACACCAGCGCGATAACGATCGCCTCTTGCACACGCTCAACCGCCTGCGAGACCTGGGCAATACGCTAATCGTGGTGGAGCATGACGAAGACACCATCCGCGCCGCCGATTACCTAGTGGACATTGGGCCCGGCGCAGGCGTTCATGGCGGCAACATCGTGGCCCACGGCTCGCTGCAAAACCTGCTGGAGGCAGAGGACTCGCTGACGGGTGCGTACCTGTCTGGGCGGCGCGTCATTCAAACGCCTGCGGAACGCCGCAAGGGCAATAGCCGCAGCCTCAAAATCCGCAATGCCCGCCGCAATAACCTGAAAAATCTGGATGTCGATATTCCGCTCGGAAAATTCGTCTGCGTTACGGGTGTCTCTGGCTCTGGCAAATCAACGCTGATTAACGAACTGCTCTATCCCGCGCTGCAACATCACTTTGGGCGTAAAGTCCCCCAGCCCAAGGAAATGGCGGAAATGCAGGGACTTGCCGCCCTCGACAAGGCGATTGTCATTGACCAATCGCCCATTGGCCGCACGCCCCGCTCCAACCCTGCCACCTACACGGGTGTATTTGACGTAATCCGCGACCTGTTTGCCGAAACGATTGAGGCCAAGGCGCGGGGCTATAAGGCGGGACAGTTTTCCTTCAACGTCAAGGGCGGGCGCTGCGAGGCCTGCGGCGGGCAGGGCGTAAACGTGATCGAAATGAACTTCCTGCCGGATGTGTACGTGCAGTGTGAGGTGTGTAAGGGGGCCCGCTATAACCGGGAGACCCTGCAAGTGAAATACAAGGGCAAGTCGATTTCCGACGTGCTGAACATGACGGCAGAGGAGGCGCTGGAATACTTCGAGAATATTCCCAAAGCGTCGGCGAAGCTGCAAACGATGGTGGACGTGGGGCTGGGCTATGTGCGGCTGGGGCAGACCGCGCCGACGCTCTCTGGCGGTGAGGCGCAGCGGCTGAAGCTGGCGACGGAACTCTCGCGCCGCGCCACGGGCAAGACGCTGTACCTGATCGACGAACCGACGACCGGACTTTCGTTCTACGACGTGCATAAGCTGCTGGACGTGCTGCAACGCCTGACGGACATGGGCAATACGGTGCTGGTCATCGAACACAATCTGGATGTGATCCGTTGCTGCGACTGGGTGATTGACCTGGGCCCCGAAGGGGGCGATCGCGGCGGGCAGATCATCGCCGTGGGCACACCGGAGCAAGTTGCTGAAGTCCCTGAATCCTATACCGGGCAATATCTCAAGAAAGTGCTGGCTCAGCATCCCCCCGCGAAGTGA
- a CDS encoding PHP domain-containing protein, whose amino-acid sequence MAVSLTQGVNAQSSGAQDAASLRQVFQTITAESCPRFYNFHMHTVCSDGKLQPEQLMEQAIAIGLSGLAITDHHSTGGYVRAQRWLSSLQSAWVDEAENPASRPLPRLWAGMEVTAELLADEVHILCYAFDPAHPNLHVYQQGQSVDGDARQAGRVIAAVHRAGGLAVLAHPARYKRSPHELIPAAADLGIDGIETYYAYNNPSPWQPSPRQTEEVRQLGDRLGLLHTCGTDTHGLDLLQRL is encoded by the coding sequence ATGGCGGTTAGTCTCACCCAAGGGGTGAATGCTCAGTCCTCAGGGGCACAGGATGCTGCATCGCTGCGGCAGGTGTTTCAAACGATTACAGCCGAAAGCTGTCCCCGGTTTTACAACTTTCATATGCACACGGTTTGCTCGGATGGCAAACTCCAGCCGGAGCAGCTCATGGAGCAGGCGATCGCCATTGGACTCTCCGGCCTAGCGATTACGGATCACCATTCCACGGGCGGCTATGTTCGAGCGCAGCGGTGGCTGAGCAGTCTCCAGTCAGCGTGGGTAGACGAGGCGGAGAATCCTGCGTCTAGGCCTCTGCCCCGGTTGTGGGCGGGCATGGAGGTTACGGCGGAACTGCTGGCGGACGAGGTGCATATCCTCTGCTATGCCTTTGACCCGGCGCATCCAAACTTGCACGTCTATCAGCAGGGGCAGTCGGTAGACGGCGACGCTCGACAGGCCGGGCGGGTCATTGCTGCGGTTCACCGGGCAGGCGGGCTGGCGGTGCTGGCCCACCCGGCACGATATAAGCGATCGCCCCACGAGTTGATCCCCGCTGCCGCCGACCTGGGGATTGACGGCATCGAAACCTACTATGCCTACAACAACCCCTCGCCGTGGCAGCCCAGCCCCCGCCAGACCGAAGAAGTGAGGCAACTGGGCGATCGCCTGGGTCTGCTGCATACCTGCGGCACCGACACCCACGGGCTAGACCTGTTGCAGCGGCTGTAG